In one window of Streptomyces griseus subsp. griseus DNA:
- a CDS encoding DUF6104 family protein, protein MYFTDRGIEELEKRRGEEEVTFEWLAEQLRTFVDLNPDFEVPVERLATWLARLDDEDDEDA, encoded by the coding sequence CACGGACCGTGGCATCGAGGAACTGGAGAAGCGGCGCGGCGAGGAGGAGGTCACCTTCGAGTGGCTCGCCGAGCAGCTGCGTACGTTCGTCGATCTCAACCCCGACTTCGAGGTGCCGGTCGAGCGGCTCGCGACCTGGCTGGCCCGGCTGGACGACGAGGACGACGAGGACGCGTAA